In Anaerolineales bacterium, one DNA window encodes the following:
- a CDS encoding SPFH domain-containing protein, translated as MARIFDVIEYPNEMADEIVHRFPEEGIGDFRIGSQVIVRESQSAVFFRDGNALDVFKPGRHTIATANIPLLIDFIGKAFNDRTPFPAEVYFVSRKEFANKKWGTPQPIIVRNPGMGLGVALLQGFGSYSFQVKDPQQFVTQIVGVQHTYRTSDIEERLRTMLLSKLQDALGETAAKNSVPEMIGLTEELGAAVRAKSAPDFEAIGLTLKTFYIGNLKPSEKSAQELRDMGMLDMATYTQLQAADAMRDAAQNEGGGAGLTAGIGAGMGIGNIMGQALQGGYQQPQQGQSGGGAQGAGGIPDVMTPSEAAAILKVSEEDVLAAIKDKSLKAKKMGKAYRISKAALEEFLKE; from the coding sequence ATGGCTAGAATTTTTGATGTCATTGAATACCCGAACGAAATGGCGGACGAAATCGTCCACCGCTTTCCAGAGGAGGGCATTGGCGATTTCCGCATCGGTTCACAGGTGATCGTGCGCGAGAGCCAGAGCGCGGTGTTCTTCCGCGACGGCAATGCGCTGGATGTCTTCAAACCCGGGCGGCACACCATTGCCACCGCCAACATCCCGCTGTTGATCGATTTCATCGGCAAGGCCTTCAATGACCGTACGCCCTTCCCCGCGGAAGTGTATTTCGTTTCGCGCAAGGAGTTTGCGAATAAAAAATGGGGTACGCCGCAGCCGATCATCGTCCGCAATCCGGGCATGGGGCTGGGCGTGGCTCTGCTGCAGGGATTTGGATCGTATTCCTTCCAGGTGAAGGACCCGCAACAATTCGTGACCCAGATCGTGGGCGTGCAACATACCTACCGCACCTCCGACATCGAAGAGCGCCTGCGCACCATGCTGCTCTCCAAATTACAGGATGCGCTTGGTGAAACCGCCGCGAAGAATTCGGTACCGGAGATGATCGGCCTGACCGAGGAACTCGGCGCGGCTGTCCGTGCAAAGTCAGCACCTGATTTCGAAGCCATTGGTCTCACACTCAAGACCTTCTACATCGGCAACCTCAAGCCGAGCGAAAAATCGGCTCAGGAACTGCGCGATATGGGCATGCTCGATATGGCAACCTACACTCAACTGCAAGCCGCAGATGCGATGCGCGATGCGGCACAGAACGAAGGCGGCGGCGCCGGACTTACCGCTGGCATTGGTGCCGGCATGGGTATCGGCAACATCATGGGACAGGCATTGCAGGGCGGCTACCAACAGCCGCAACAGGGCCAATCTGGCGGGGGCGCACAAGGTGCCGGAGGCATTCCGGATGTCATGACCCCCTCGGAAGCAGCCGCAATCTTAAAGGTCTCTGAAGAGGACGTGCTTGCCGCGATCAAGGACAAGAGTCTGAAGGCGAAAAAAATGGGCAAAGCATACCGCATCAGCAAGGCGGCTTTGGAGGAGTTTTTGAAAGAGTAG
- a CDS encoding DHH family phosphoesterase, translating into MPDQIYVVGHINPDTDSIASAMGYAWLLRERDGADAVAARAGALNVQTAWVLKTLSLEAPILLTDASPRFGSVMRRLDTIRPDSQLGAAWILASKTGGIAPVVGEDGIPHGIINGMSLFKYFTETLGPRPGDTTVREMMSAMCRDATDTTVPKFAANGHIRDSLNKLLRDDHNDYWVVDENGVYMGIAHQREVINPPRLKVILVDHNEPRQAIAALDEAELLEILDHHRLGNPYTHQPIRFTVDIVGSTSTLVTELTAEAGLSMPPPLAGTLLAGLLSDTLILASPTTTTRDHVAAEKLARWAFVGGSPLKGETIESYGNAILSAGAGLSNRKPEEIVSTDIKSFEGGGYKFAVAQVEVTDILQLTEHLDPLQHALNDLRDKRGLDFAMLLVTDVVRGTSRLLISSEAPTVLNDLPYPPMPDRTRDAQGVVSRKKQLLPAVLGLLER; encoded by the coding sequence ATGCCCGACCAGATTTATGTCGTAGGCCACATCAACCCCGACACCGACTCGATCGCGTCCGCCATGGGATACGCCTGGCTCCTGCGCGAACGGGACGGCGCAGATGCTGTTGCCGCACGCGCTGGTGCGCTCAACGTGCAAACGGCATGGGTGTTGAAAACGCTCAGCCTTGAAGCACCCATATTGCTCACCGACGCATCCCCGCGTTTCGGCTCGGTCATGCGGCGGCTGGATACCATCCGTCCCGATTCGCAGCTCGGCGCGGCATGGATCCTCGCCAGCAAAACAGGCGGCATTGCGCCCGTCGTCGGCGAGGATGGAATCCCGCACGGCATCATCAACGGCATGAGCCTTTTCAAATATTTTACGGAAACCCTCGGTCCGCGGCCCGGCGACACCACCGTCCGCGAGATGATGTCCGCCATGTGCAGGGATGCCACGGATACTACCGTCCCGAAGTTTGCAGCGAATGGTCACATCCGCGATTCGCTCAATAAATTATTGCGCGACGACCACAACGATTACTGGGTTGTGGACGAAAACGGTGTGTACATGGGCATCGCCCATCAGCGTGAAGTCATCAACCCGCCCAGGCTCAAGGTCATCCTCGTCGACCATAACGAACCGCGTCAGGCCATCGCCGCGCTGGATGAAGCCGAACTGCTGGAGATCCTCGATCATCACCGCCTTGGCAACCCGTACACCCACCAACCCATCCGATTCACGGTTGATATTGTCGGGTCTACTTCAACTCTGGTGACCGAACTGACCGCCGAGGCCGGTCTCTCCATGCCGCCGCCGCTGGCAGGCACGCTTCTCGCCGGGCTGTTATCTGATACCCTTATATTGGCATCTCCCACCACCACAACGCGCGACCATGTTGCCGCAGAGAAGCTGGCACGCTGGGCATTCGTCGGTGGAAGTCCGCTCAAAGGTGAGACGATCGAATCCTATGGCAACGCCATCCTTTCGGCAGGCGCCGGGCTCTCCAACCGCAAGCCCGAGGAGATCGTCAGCACGGACATCAAATCCTTCGAGGGAGGCGGATACAAATTCGCCGTGGCGCAAGTCGAAGTAACCGACATCCTGCAATTGACCGAGCATCTCGATCCGCTGCAACATGCGTTGAACGACCTGCGCGATAAGCGCGGCTTGGATTTCGCCATGCTCCTGGTCACAGACGTGGTTCGCGGAACCAGCCGCCTGCTCATCTCCTCCGAAGCGCCGACGGTGTTGAACGACCTTCCCTATCCGCCCATGCCCGACCGCACACGAGATGCGCAGGGCGTGGTTTCAAGGAAGAAACAATTGCTGCCTGCGGTGCTGGGACTGCTGGAGCGATAA
- a CDS encoding histidine kinase N-terminal 7TM domain-containing protein — MTQNQIIHLLSHVISLAISTSVLGIVWKRRRSPGALAFSLYMLGQSLWMAAFIFELISTGLPGKIIWNGHQWLAGTLYVIALPAFAIQFTEYKLRKPGIFLPGLLVVPILFLSILVTDSYHHWIYKNTYLAPGNPFPQLHYDPSPIAWLFSLYAFAILSWSLYILLRRVVQSHNLYRTQLKLIALGIIFPISGALVARLGAGIIPPREAITLTAIIGNLIIAWGLIRFRVFEVASIGRDQVFEALEEPVVILDNKNNIVDINSAMLVLLNKTADEVIGQPAKVVFDEFPIPIKQYTHSTYARTEASFDLGGMNIHYELTVWPLYNSRKEMTGRIYISHDITALKQLENELRKLNTQLEDRVMARTRELAEAYDTTLEGWARALELRDKETEGHTRRVTDTTLKIALKLEFPDDMIEHIRRGAILHDIGKMGIPDEILHKPDKLSKEEREIISKHPETAYKLLKPIQYLEQAMDIPYCHHEKWDGTGYPRGLKGREIPVAARIFAIADVWDALSSERPYNKAWSHEKIIAFFIEQSGKHFDPHMVNIFLDMLEKGEI, encoded by the coding sequence ATGACTCAAAATCAGATTATCCATCTACTTTCTCATGTAATATCGCTTGCAATTTCAACCAGTGTGCTGGGTATCGTCTGGAAACGCAGGCGGTCTCCCGGCGCACTTGCTTTCAGCCTGTATATGCTGGGCCAGTCGCTCTGGATGGCCGCATTTATATTCGAACTGATCAGCACGGGGCTCCCAGGAAAAATCATTTGGAACGGGCATCAATGGCTGGCAGGCACGCTTTACGTTATTGCGCTGCCGGCGTTTGCGATCCAATTCACCGAATACAAACTGCGTAAACCGGGAATCTTCCTTCCGGGACTGCTGGTTGTGCCGATCCTTTTCCTATCCATACTTGTGACAGACTCCTATCACCATTGGATATATAAAAATACATACCTGGCGCCCGGCAATCCGTTTCCTCAATTGCATTATGACCCCAGCCCCATCGCATGGCTGTTTTCCCTGTACGCGTTCGCCATCCTGTCCTGGAGTCTTTACATCCTGCTTCGCCGTGTCGTTCAGTCTCACAACCTGTATCGAACGCAATTAAAATTAATTGCGCTTGGCATCATATTTCCCATTAGCGGTGCGCTGGTTGCCCGGCTGGGTGCCGGCATCATCCCTCCGCGTGAGGCGATCACGCTCACGGCCATCATCGGGAATTTGATCATTGCCTGGGGACTGATCCGTTTTCGTGTGTTTGAAGTCGCCTCCATTGGAAGGGATCAGGTCTTTGAAGCTCTGGAAGAACCCGTGGTAATTCTCGACAACAAAAACAATATCGTGGACATCAACTCGGCCATGCTTGTTCTGCTCAATAAGACCGCCGACGAAGTGATCGGCCAGCCGGCCAAGGTGGTTTTTGACGAGTTTCCGATCCCAATTAAGCAATATACCCATTCGACCTACGCCCGCACGGAGGCATCCTTTGACCTGGGAGGCATGAACATCCACTACGAATTGACAGTCTGGCCGCTCTACAATTCCCGCAAGGAAATGACGGGCCGCATTTATATTTCGCACGATATCACCGCGCTCAAACAGCTTGAAAATGAATTGCGCAAATTGAACACACAACTGGAGGACCGTGTGATGGCCCGCACACGTGAACTCGCCGAGGCCTATGACACAACCCTGGAAGGCTGGGCGCGCGCCCTGGAATTACGAGACAAGGAGACCGAAGGCCACACCCGCCGCGTCACGGATACAACCTTGAAAATCGCCTTAAAACTTGAATTCCCGGATGACATGATCGAACACATCCGCCGCGGCGCGATCCTGCATGATATCGGCAAAATGGGCATTCCAGATGAGATACTTCACAAACCTGACAAACTTAGCAAGGAAGAACGTGAGATCATAAGCAAGCACCCTGAAACAGCCTACAAACTTCTCAAGCCCATCCAGTATTTGGAACAGGCAATGGACATTCCCTACTGCCATCATGAAAAATGGGATGGAACAGGCTATCCGCGGGGGTTGAAGGGCAGGGAGATCCCCGTTGCCGCACGGATTTTTGCCATCGCCGATGTCTGGGATGCTCTTAGTTCTGAAAGGCCGTATAACAAGGCCTGGTCGCATGAAAAGATCATCGCCTTTTTCATCGAGCAATCAGGCAAACACTTCGACCCGCACATGGTAAATATATTTTTGGACATGCTTGAAAAAGGCGAAATATGA
- a CDS encoding XdhC family protein yields the protein MKNSIYQALSDIEKDNGSAALCTVTRSEGSTPRHVGSKMLVYPDGTFIGTVGGGDLEHRVLDEAWMAISDGQARYLKYNMADPSRGDPGVCGGQVEVFVEPILPPPLLVVIGAGHVGKAVVHLAKWLGFRVAVCDDRAEFCTPEATPGADAYHPVTMDKLIDHIQIDKRTSLILTTRGSNVDAAGLAPLLDSAAGYIGVIGSKRRWATTVKALKEKGVSEERIAKVHSPMGIELQAETPEEIAVSILAEVMMVRAKATGLSMKGRPAKAQGEV from the coding sequence ATGAAAAATTCCATTTATCAAGCTCTCTCTGATATCGAAAAGGATAATGGCTCTGCCGCCCTGTGCACGGTGACAAGGAGCGAAGGCTCCACGCCACGGCATGTGGGCAGCAAGATGCTCGTTTATCCCGACGGCACGTTCATTGGCACCGTCGGCGGCGGAGATTTGGAGCACCGCGTGCTCGATGAAGCCTGGATGGCGATCAGCGACGGCCAGGCGCGCTACTTAAAATACAATATGGCTGACCCCTCACGCGGTGACCCCGGTGTGTGCGGCGGTCAGGTGGAGGTGTTTGTGGAACCGATCCTTCCTCCCCCGCTGCTGGTCGTCATCGGCGCGGGACACGTGGGCAAGGCAGTTGTCCATTTGGCAAAGTGGCTGGGGTTTCGCGTGGCAGTCTGTGATGACCGCGCAGAATTTTGCACGCCCGAAGCCACGCCCGGCGCGGATGCCTACCATCCCGTGACAATGGATAAACTCATCGATCATATCCAGATCGACAAACGCACGAGTCTGATCCTGACGACTCGCGGCTCCAATGTGGACGCGGCAGGACTCGCCCCGCTTCTGGACTCCGCCGCAGGCTATATCGGCGTGATCGGCTCCAAGCGCCGCTGGGCCACCACCGTCAAAGCCTTGAAGGAGAAGGGCGTTTCCGAGGAAAGAATCGCCAAAGTCCATTCGCCGATGGGAATCGAACTGCAGGCCGAAACGCCGGAAGAGATCGCCGTCAGCATCCTGGCGGAGGTCATGATGGTCAGAGCCAAGGCGACAGGACTGTCCATGAAGGGGCGGCCGGCGAAGGCGCAGGGAGAGGTGTGA
- a CDS encoding molybdopterin-dependent oxidoreductase has product MNITLRINGIEHIIDAPASTTLLAALRGLGFHGVKFGDEGGLSGADTVLLDGKPVNAGSILAAQAEGHAVATIEALGEHPEQGWRKTDGLHPLQRAFVESGAIQCGYCTPAQILAAKSLLEKNPNPSEAEVREAIAGVLCRCTGYLKPVQAVMKAAAEMRGDEPIDISSINWDFGTPPPGSPASDAPASSPTGVLVRPKVVLTPESQTWKTVGKPEIKVDAIKLVQGKPAFTGDFEKRGLLHAKVLHSPHAHAKIKKIDATKAKALEGVAAVLTWRDIPRVVYSTAGQSDPIPGPLDTFSLDNKVRFVGDRVAFVAAETEEIAEKALSLIEVEYEILPVILDTREALDNPVKIHDEPEYVNFADSNPDKNLAAHIRIDIGDVEKGFAEADEIFEAEYEVPKVQQAHIEPHVAVTYWDEDDRLVIRTSTQVPFHVRRMLAPVLGLPVKRIRVIKPRIGGGFGGKQEVLMEDVAAHLTIATKRPVIYEYTREEEFIAARSRHPMRVKMKTGVKKDGTITANSMYALSDTGAYGCHALTVTGNTGHKAMALYVGDGEYRKAPNIRFYADVVYTNTPPAGAFRGYGVPQGYWPLDRHMEKIARKMGFDPIEFRLKNAIHPGEYHPFSTAWNEGRKPRPEIIHTVGLEQCVVQGKAAIGWDQKFGNTEWKKSTDGRKRKGIGVAMVMQGTAIPYLDMGGASIKMNDDGSFNLLVGATDLGTGSDTVLAQMAAEVLGVPIEDMITYSSDTDFTPFDKGAYASSTTYISGTAAVKAAQIVAERIRIRAATMLGVDDPNSIQLRDRQAHTPDGKSVSLAEVALDTLHKNNQEQIMGVASYVSPVSPPPFAAQFAEVTVDTETGQVTVDKLVMAVDSGVIINPLTASGQIEGGMTQALGYAVCEEMRYDEKGNAIERDFDRYHLFRSDEMPELETIFVETFEPSHPFGVKAVAEIPMDGVAPAVGNAILDAIGVNVDEIPVTPEKVWKAIKNA; this is encoded by the coding sequence ATGAACATCACACTACGAATCAACGGAATTGAACACATCATAGACGCCCCCGCATCCACCACGCTGCTCGCCGCCCTGCGCGGACTGGGCTTTCACGGTGTGAAGTTCGGCGATGAGGGCGGGCTTTCCGGCGCGGATACCGTCCTGCTGGATGGCAAGCCCGTCAACGCGGGCTCGATACTCGCGGCGCAGGCGGAAGGCCACGCTGTCGCCACCATCGAAGCGCTCGGCGAACATCCCGAACAGGGCTGGAGGAAGACCGACGGCTTGCATCCACTGCAGCGCGCGTTCGTCGAGTCCGGCGCGATCCAATGCGGCTACTGCACGCCCGCGCAAATTCTGGCAGCCAAGAGTCTGCTTGAGAAAAATCCGAACCCTTCCGAGGCGGAGGTCCGCGAGGCGATCGCCGGCGTCCTGTGCCGCTGCACCGGTTATCTCAAACCCGTCCAGGCGGTGATGAAGGCGGCGGCGGAAATGCGCGGCGATGAGCCGATTGACATTTCATCCATCAACTGGGATTTCGGAACGCCCCCGCCTGGTTCTCCCGCCAGTGACGCGCCGGCCTCTTCTCCGACGGGTGTGCTGGTGCGCCCCAAGGTGGTCCTCACACCTGAAAGCCAGACCTGGAAAACCGTCGGAAAGCCCGAGATTAAAGTGGATGCGATCAAGCTCGTGCAGGGAAAACCCGCCTTCACTGGTGATTTTGAAAAACGCGGCTTACTCCATGCGAAGGTCTTGCACTCGCCGCATGCGCACGCAAAGATCAAAAAGATAGATGCAACAAAAGCCAAAGCACTCGAAGGGGTTGCGGCTGTGTTGACCTGGCGGGACATCCCGCGGGTTGTGTATTCCACCGCCGGACAATCCGACCCGATCCCCGGGCCATTGGATACCTTCTCGCTGGATAACAAGGTCCGTTTCGTTGGTGACCGTGTAGCCTTTGTCGCCGCAGAGACAGAAGAAATTGCCGAGAAGGCTTTGTCGCTGATCGAGGTGGAATACGAGATTCTGCCGGTCATTTTGGACACACGCGAGGCGTTGGATAATCCCGTGAAAATTCACGACGAGCCAGAGTATGTCAACTTTGCAGATTCAAATCCCGATAAAAATCTCGCGGCGCACATCCGCATTGACATCGGCGACGTGGAAAAAGGCTTCGCCGAAGCGGATGAAATTTTCGAAGCCGAGTACGAAGTTCCAAAAGTCCAGCAGGCGCATATCGAACCACATGTGGCGGTTACCTATTGGGACGAGGATGATCGTCTGGTCATCCGCACCTCCACGCAGGTGCCTTTCCATGTGCGCAGGATGCTTGCGCCCGTGCTGGGTCTGCCCGTCAAGCGCATCCGCGTGATCAAGCCGCGCATTGGCGGCGGCTTTGGCGGCAAACAGGAAGTATTGATGGAGGACGTGGCGGCACATCTCACGATTGCCACAAAACGCCCTGTGATTTACGAATACACCCGCGAAGAGGAATTTATCGCAGCTCGTTCGCGACATCCCATGCGCGTGAAGATGAAAACGGGTGTGAAGAAGGATGGAACCATCACCGCCAATTCCATGTATGCCCTTTCGGACACGGGCGCGTACGGCTGTCATGCATTGACGGTCACCGGCAACACAGGCCACAAAGCCATGGCGTTGTATGTCGGCGACGGCGAATATCGCAAAGCCCCCAATATCCGCTTCTATGCAGATGTGGTCTACACCAACACCCCACCCGCTGGCGCATTCCGCGGCTATGGTGTGCCGCAGGGCTATTGGCCGCTCGACCGCCACATGGAGAAGATCGCGCGAAAGATGGGTTTCGACCCCATCGAGTTCCGCTTGAAGAATGCGATCCATCCCGGCGAATACCATCCCTTCTCGACGGCATGGAACGAGGGACGCAAGCCGCGCCCGGAGATCATCCACACGGTTGGGCTGGAGCAATGCGTCGTGCAGGGCAAGGCGGCGATTGGCTGGGATCAGAAGTTTGGAAACACTGAGTGGAAGAAGTCAACAGATGGTAGAAAACGAAAAGGTATCGGCGTGGCAATGGTCATGCAGGGAACTGCCATCCCCTACCTCGACATGGGCGGCGCGTCCATCAAGATGAACGACGATGGCTCGTTCAACCTTCTAGTTGGTGCCACAGACCTGGGAACCGGTTCTGACACCGTCCTTGCGCAGATGGCAGCGGAGGTGTTGGGCGTGCCAATTGAAGACATGATCACCTATTCATCGGATACCGATTTCACCCCCTTCGATAAAGGCGCATACGCGTCTTCGACCACGTACATTTCTGGCACCGCAGCGGTCAAAGCGGCTCAGATCGTGGCGGAGAGAATCAGGATCCGTGCGGCGACCATGCTCGGTGTGGACGACCCGAATTCAATCCAATTGCGAGACCGCCAGGCACACACACCAGACGGCAAATCCGTTTCCCTGGCTGAAGTCGCATTGGATACCCTGCATAAGAACAACCAGGAACAGATCATGGGCGTGGCGAGTTATGTCTCGCCCGTCTCGCCGCCGCCGTTCGCGGCACAATTCGCGGAAGTGACCGTGGATACGGAAACGGGTCAGGTCACTGTGGATAAGCTCGTCATGGCTGTGGACTCGGGCGTGATCATCAATCCGCTCACGGCTTCGGGGCAGATCGAAGGCGGGATGACTCAGGCGCTCGGCTATGCTGTCTGCGAAGAGATGCGCTACGACGAAAAAGGGAATGCCATTGAACGGGACTTCGACCGCTATCACCTCTTCCGCTCGGATGAGATGCCCGAACTGGAAACCATCTTCGTGGAGACGTTCGAGCCGAGCCATCCGTTCGGCGTGAAAGCCGTTGCCGAAATCCCGATGGACGGTGTCGCGCCGGCGGTTGGCAATGCCATTCTGGATGCCATCGGAGTCAATGTGGATGAGATCCCTGTCACGCCCGAAAAGGTCTGGAAGGCGATCAAGAATGCATAA